In Arthrobacter citreus, a single genomic region encodes these proteins:
- a CDS encoding helix-turn-helix domain-containing protein, translating into MRNKLRMILAERKIKKGEFARDVGITHATLTLILKEERTPTLQVAMKIAQELELKVEDIWYFDKG; encoded by the coding sequence ATGAGGAATAAATTAAGAATGATCCTTGCAGAGAGGAAAATAAAAAAAGGTGAATTTGCAAGGGATGTAGGTATTACACATGCGACTTTAACATTAATTCTTAAGGAAGAAAGAACCCCTACATTACAAGTAGCAATGAAGATTGCACAAGAATTGGAATTAAAGGTAGAAGATATATGGTATTTTGATAAGGGATAG
- a CDS encoding cell division protein FtsK — translation MIVILFSSIVSTSIVVGLGASIGVIKPRANDKKTIKRLFEIANVCVKEKDIIKYPTFKKSVIEDNYVSYFYRLPLGIPSKLIIKFQEILSEGLNKPVNICFDNYKLEIKVYYSELPEKVKWSEKDLKIGTWEVPIGKSLDGMVYHDFDKINHLIMGGTTGYGKSVLVHMIKTSLILQQPENVQFFIIDLKGGLEFKDDEKLKQVVKVATNLKEVFDLLSEVKERMENEIKFFRSKGIKNIVDSDISKRTFLIIDEGADLEPAGLEKDVKKICQHWVSEIARKGRAVGFRILLATQYPTAQVISSQIKAQCDCKIGFRLTTDTESGVVIDQKGLEELPIGLRGRIIRKTDRIEYLQVPYIEPKRMEKVLRVYEEEKRREARTNPSKYEEFKVRNKKTTTRNTQSRGNKKRSKTTEKPSRDGIIISD, via the coding sequence GTGATTGTTATTTTATTTTCTTCTATTGTTTCTACATCTATCGTTGTTGGCCTGGGAGCCTCTATTGGTGTGATAAAACCAAGAGCAAATGATAAGAAAACAATCAAAAGGCTATTTGAAATAGCGAATGTTTGTGTTAAAGAAAAAGACATTATAAAATACCCTACATTTAAAAAGTCTGTAATTGAAGATAATTACGTATCTTACTTTTACAGGTTACCTCTAGGTATTCCTTCTAAATTAATTATTAAGTTTCAAGAAATATTGTCGGAAGGGTTAAATAAACCTGTAAATATTTGCTTTGATAATTATAAGCTAGAAATCAAAGTTTATTATTCAGAGTTACCAGAAAAAGTTAAATGGAGTGAAAAGGATTTAAAAATAGGTACATGGGAAGTTCCAATCGGAAAATCTTTAGATGGGATGGTTTATCATGACTTTGATAAAATAAACCATTTAATTATGGGTGGAACGACTGGATATGGAAAATCAGTACTTGTTCACATGATTAAAACATCGCTTATTTTGCAACAACCAGAAAACGTACAATTTTTCATTATTGATTTAAAAGGTGGATTGGAGTTTAAAGATGATGAGAAATTGAAGCAAGTTGTAAAAGTAGCAACAAATTTAAAAGAAGTGTTTGATTTATTAAGTGAAGTTAAAGAACGAATGGAGAATGAGATTAAGTTTTTTAGAAGTAAAGGAATAAAAAATATTGTAGATAGCGATATTTCAAAACGCACATTCCTCATTATTGATGAAGGTGCAGATTTAGAACCAGCAGGATTAGAGAAAGATGTAAAAAAAATATGCCAACACTGGGTATCGGAAATCGCAAGAAAAGGAAGGGCAGTTGGTTTTCGCATATTGCTAGCGACACAATATCCAACTGCTCAAGTTATCAGTTCTCAAATAAAAGCTCAGTGTGATTGTAAAATCGGATTTCGTTTAACGACTGATACAGAAAGTGGTGTAGTTATCGACCAAAAAGGATTAGAAGAACTTCCAATTGGATTAAGAGGAAGAATTATAAGAAAAACAGACAGAATTGAGTATTTACAAGTTCCGTATATTGAACCAAAACGTATGGAAAAGGTGTTGAGAGTTTATGAAGAGGAAAAACGAAGAGAGGCTAGAACAAATCCTTCAAAGTATGAAGAATTTAAAGTTCGCAACAAGAAGACAACTACAAGGAATACACAGTCTAGGGGGAATAAGAAACGCTCAAAGACTACTGAAAAGCCTAGTCGAGATGGAATTATTATCAGTGACTAA
- a CDS encoding helix-turn-helix transcriptional regulator: protein MSLRVKSNLKSILDQRGISIRKLSEDSGLPFETLRRLYNDDTKQYQRDTIGRVCEVLNVGIGELLILVKI from the coding sequence GTGTCACTTAGGGTAAAATCAAATTTAAAATCAATATTAGATCAAAGAGGAATATCAATTAGGAAGCTATCAGAGGATAGTGGATTACCGTTTGAAACGTTGAGAAGGCTTTATAACGACGACACGAAGCAATATCAGAGGGATACAATTGGAAGAGTATGTGAAGTGTTGAATGTTGGTATTGGGGAGTTATTAATTTTAGTAAAAATTTAA
- a CDS encoding Gfo/Idh/MocA family oxidoreductase, whose amino-acid sequence MKKIRIGMVGLGNIAQKAYLPILTKEENWDFIGAFSPNKEKRKLICSQYRIPDFEDLNKLTESSDAVFVHSSTSSHFEVVSYLLKNGKDVYVDKPLAATRAEAERLAELSIKLNRKLMVGFNRRFCPMYIQAKEQAKNIASIKFEKHRENKIGPNSFEFTMLDDYLHVVDTVRWLANGEINLINGKVKTNTNDHLEFATHHFESTSEAMISTNMHRKAGTNLEQLELITEGSIIRVKNMSNFEIEKNNTIHNSFSSSWDTTLKQRGFEDCIGHFINCIYADEKPSVDGVEALKSQIIVEEMINQAKS is encoded by the coding sequence ATGAAAAAAATTCGTATTGGGATGGTTGGTTTAGGTAATATTGCACAGAAAGCCTATTTACCGATTCTTACAAAAGAGGAAAATTGGGATTTTATCGGAGCATTTTCACCAAATAAGGAAAAGCGTAAATTAATATGCTCTCAGTATCGAATTCCCGATTTTGAAGATTTAAACAAACTGACAGAAAGTAGCGACGCTGTATTTGTACATAGCTCAACTAGTTCACATTTTGAAGTTGTATCATACTTATTAAAAAATGGAAAAGATGTGTATGTTGATAAACCACTAGCAGCTACTAGAGCAGAGGCAGAAAGATTAGCTGAATTAAGTATTAAACTAAATCGAAAGCTTATGGTTGGATTCAATCGTCGCTTTTGTCCAATGTATATACAAGCTAAAGAGCAAGCAAAAAATATAGCTTCCATTAAGTTTGAGAAGCATCGCGAGAATAAGATCGGTCCAAATTCATTTGAATTTACGATGCTTGATGATTATTTGCATGTAGTTGACACTGTTAGATGGCTAGCAAATGGAGAAATTAATCTTATTAATGGTAAAGTTAAAACAAATACTAATGATCATTTAGAATTTGCTACTCATCATTTTGAATCCACATCAGAAGCAATGATCAGTACAAATATGCATCGCAAAGCAGGAACAAATCTAGAGCAACTTGAATTAATTACAGAAGGTTCGATCATAAGAGTAAAAAATATGAGCAATTTTGAAATTGAGAAAAATAACACGATACATAATTCGTTTTCATCTTCATGGGACACAACATTAAAGCAAAGGGGCTTTGAAGATTGTATTGGCCATTTTATCAATTGTATTTACGCAGATGAAAAACCATCAGTTGACGGAGTAGAAGCTTTAAAATCACAAATAATTGTTGAAGAAATGATCAACCAAGCAAAAAGCTAG
- a CDS encoding ATP-dependent DNA helicase has translation MSQSTKLPFEVGKQDQFIEKLGEWIGDVFYDLLPDAGYELRDEQIFMAYQVERAFKEKKVIFAEAGVGTGKTFVYLLYCLCYARFTGKPAIIACADESLIEQLVKKNGDIEKLSNALNLSIDVRLAKSTTNYLCLKKLDQQRTEDEVSDAVLSVYENLPSFVNDYGTLQKFTPYGDRTEYKELTDEEWDTISYDYFQDCSTCEQRHRCGQTLSREHYRKASDLIVCSQEFYMEHIWTVESRKREGQLPLLPNPSCVVFDEGHLLEFASQKSLTYRLQQETLNIFLSFLMQSGTRESFQQLLEDTLETYDQFFYELDINTEEVEGSRRHKLNMNERLIKLASRLKSQISSIGDELVFESEMYTIDEYQLNIVDEHLDDVERCLNLFINEVTAIQWIEYNQNELTLVIMPKAVNELLQEKVFNQKMPIVFSSATLSQNTSFDYIANSLGIKDYLSFSVNSPFDYEEQMQIELKQVNSTQIEAKNEFIIEKLKNNNGSTLVLFNSTQEMKKFKEQIAKEKVDFNLYFEGEEEISSIVQKFQEDINASLCAVHLWEGLDIQGESLSQVIIHSLPFPPNDPVFQSKRQNSQNPYLEIDEPYMLLRLRQGIGRLIRGHEDKGKIILFIDNDLNSDTKDKILNSLPVKP, from the coding sequence ATGAGTCAATCAACTAAATTACCTTTTGAGGTTGGAAAACAAGATCAATTCATAGAAAAGTTAGGGGAATGGATTGGTGACGTATTTTACGATTTACTACCAGATGCTGGCTATGAATTAAGAGATGAGCAAATTTTTATGGCTTATCAAGTCGAAAGAGCTTTTAAAGAGAAGAAAGTGATTTTTGCTGAAGCGGGAGTAGGAACTGGTAAAACTTTTGTATATTTACTTTATTGCTTATGCTACGCAAGATTTACTGGTAAACCTGCGATTATCGCATGTGCTGATGAGTCATTAATTGAGCAATTAGTTAAGAAAAATGGTGACATTGAAAAACTATCAAATGCATTAAATTTATCAATTGATGTACGGTTAGCTAAATCAACTACTAACTATTTATGTTTAAAAAAATTAGATCAACAGCGCACTGAAGATGAAGTTTCTGATGCAGTATTATCGGTTTATGAAAATTTACCGAGTTTTGTAAATGATTATGGAACACTACAAAAATTTACTCCTTATGGAGACCGCACTGAATATAAGGAATTAACGGATGAAGAGTGGGATACAATCTCTTACGATTATTTCCAGGATTGTTCTACTTGTGAACAAAGACATAGATGTGGACAAACTCTATCTAGAGAGCATTATCGTAAAGCATCTGACTTAATCGTCTGTTCTCAAGAATTTTATATGGAGCATATTTGGACCGTAGAATCAAGAAAACGAGAAGGGCAATTACCATTACTACCAAACCCAAGCTGTGTTGTATTTGATGAAGGACATTTACTTGAGTTTGCAAGTCAAAAGTCATTAACATACCGTTTACAACAAGAGACTTTAAATATATTTTTATCATTTTTAATGCAATCGGGAACACGTGAAAGCTTCCAACAGTTATTAGAAGATACATTAGAAACGTACGATCAATTCTTCTATGAATTAGATATTAATACTGAAGAAGTTGAAGGTTCAAGAAGACATAAACTAAACATGAATGAACGGTTAATAAAATTAGCAAGTAGATTAAAATCTCAAATTAGTAGTATTGGTGACGAATTAGTATTTGAAAGTGAAATGTATACGATCGACGAATATCAATTAAATATCGTTGATGAGCATTTAGATGATGTGGAGCGTTGTTTAAATCTGTTTATAAACGAAGTAACTGCTATCCAATGGATAGAGTATAATCAAAATGAATTAACGCTTGTTATCATGCCAAAAGCAGTTAATGAGCTTTTACAAGAAAAAGTATTCAATCAAAAAATGCCAATCGTATTCTCGTCTGCGACACTTTCTCAAAATACATCCTTTGATTACATCGCAAATAGTCTAGGCATAAAAGATTATTTATCATTTTCAGTGAATTCTCCTTTCGATTATGAGGAGCAAATGCAAATTGAGTTGAAACAAGTTAATTCAACTCAAATAGAAGCTAAAAATGAGTTTATTATTGAGAAATTAAAGAATAATAACGGTAGTACATTAGTATTATTTAATTCAACTCAAGAAATGAAAAAATTTAAAGAGCAGATTGCGAAGGAAAAAGTTGATTTTAATTTATACTTCGAAGGTGAAGAAGAAATTAGCTCAATCGTACAAAAATTCCAAGAAGATATTAATGCATCTTTATGTGCAGTCCATCTATGGGAAGGATTAGATATACAAGGAGAATCATTGAGTCAGGTAATTATTCATTCATTACCATTCCCTCCTAATGATCCGGTATTCCAATCAAAACGACAAAATTCACAAAATCCTTATTTAGAAATTGATGAGCCGTACATGTTATTAAGATTACGCCAAGGTATTGGGCGTCTAATCCGTGGTCATGAAGATAAAGGGAAAATTATTTTATTTATCGATAATGATTTAAACAGTGATACGAAAGATAAAATCTTAAACAGTTTACCTGTTAAACCATAA
- a CDS encoding GNAT family N-acetyltransferase, protein MNSILLDVPFQIETDRLILRAPLQAGEGDVVNQAIKDSISELKQWLSLYQSIPTVEETEIILRNAHIDFLKRESFRYLIYNKDTNDFIGTASLHRINWEISKCEIGYWISTPFSGNGYMIETVRALINLGFQQFKFSRIEIRCDSNNTKSRSIPEKLGFELEGILRNEDLSADGKKLTDTCIFAKIN, encoded by the coding sequence ATGAATTCTATTTTATTAGATGTTCCGTTTCAAATAGAAACAGATAGACTAATTCTTCGAGCACCACTTCAAGCTGGTGAAGGAGATGTAGTAAACCAAGCTATTAAGGATTCGATTAGTGAGTTAAAGCAATGGTTGTCTTTATACCAGTCAATTCCTACTGTTGAAGAAACAGAAATAATACTGAGAAATGCCCATATAGATTTTTTGAAAAGAGAAAGCTTTCGCTATCTTATCTATAATAAGGATACTAATGATTTTATTGGAACTGCTAGCCTACACAGAATTAATTGGGAGATTTCTAAATGTGAAATTGGATACTGGATTAGCACACCATTTAGTGGCAATGGATATATGATAGAAACAGTCAGAGCGTTAATAAATCTTGGTTTTCAGCAATTTAAATTTAGTAGGATTGAAATACGATGCGATTCTAATAACACTAAAAGTCGTTCGATCCCTGAAAAACTAGGATTTGAGCTTGAAGGAATATTACGTAATGAAGATCTTTCAGCTGACGGTAAAAAACTAACTGATACTTGTATCTTTGCAAAGATAAATTAG
- a CDS encoding NAD(P)H-binding protein, which yields MRILLLGATGRVGSFLVDLLLEANFEVTALVRDEKKIKVKHDSLTIIKGNTLNHTDLSLALEHVDGVISALNTEGENILSNTMKQLIPLLEMKKIKRFVSIGTAGILQSRVEPTLLRYLSSESKRKSTTAAKDHEHAFLLLNQSQLNWTIVCPTYLPDGPITKKFRIEKEILPIDGQSISTGDTAFFAFNEFFDCKYSKSRVGIAY from the coding sequence ATGAGAATATTATTATTAGGCGCAACAGGAAGAGTTGGTTCTTTTTTAGTTGATCTATTATTAGAAGCCAATTTTGAAGTAACCGCTTTAGTTAGAGATGAAAAAAAAATTAAAGTAAAACATGATTCTCTTACTATAATTAAAGGAAATACATTAAATCATACTGATTTGAGTTTAGCTTTGGAACATGTAGATGGGGTAATTTCAGCTCTAAATACTGAGGGTGAAAATATTTTATCTAATACTATGAAACAGTTAATTCCTCTTTTGGAAATGAAAAAAATTAAACGTTTTGTGTCAATAGGAACTGCAGGTATTTTGCAATCTAGAGTGGAACCGACGCTCCTACGTTATTTAAGCTCAGAATCAAAAAGGAAATCAACGACTGCAGCAAAAGATCATGAACATGCTTTTTTGTTATTAAATCAAAGTCAGTTAAATTGGACGATTGTTTGCCCGACTTACTTACCAGATGGACCAATAACGAAAAAATTTCGTATAGAAAAAGAAATATTGCCTATTGATGGCCAAAGCATTTCAACTGGTGATACAGCTTTTTTTGCCTTTAATGAATTTTTCGATTGCAAATATAGTAAAAGTAGAGTAGGGATTGCCTATTAA
- a CDS encoding carboxypeptidase M32, protein MEIKKVQEDFIEYLKKIENYNEAINVMYWDLRTGAPKNGAEQRSNVISQLSEEVFEMTTSSTMENFLNLLEKEIGTGNLSEIIEKSVKECRKNYDLNCKIPKKEYAEYVKLCSLSENAWEDAKNEGNFSKFQPFLEKIVAMKKQFIEYWGYKDKKYDTLLNLYEPGMTTQKLDEVFGEVRESLVPLVAKISKSSVRLQREELSQPISIDIQKEVSEDVLVKLGYNFDSGRLDETVHPFQITLNPGDVRVTTKYIEDNFMSALFGTIHECGHALYEQNLSSNLIGTPLCEGASMGIHESQSLFFENMIGRSKEFWETQYEKLIAKTGDYFKNLSVEDFYNAINHSEPSLIRIEADECTYPLHIMVRYEIEKELFDGELQVKDLPKVWNEKMEEYLGITPANDREGVLQDVHWAGGDFGYFPSYALGAMYAAQFKRKMKQELTDFDHILKSGEIHQIVNWLTRNIHQYGKLKEPKEILVDVTGEDLNVKYFIEYLEEKYSELYKLA, encoded by the coding sequence ATGGAAATTAAAAAAGTTCAAGAAGACTTTATTGAGTATTTAAAGAAGATCGAAAATTATAATGAAGCAATAAATGTGATGTATTGGGACTTAAGAACTGGAGCTCCAAAAAATGGTGCAGAGCAAAGATCAAATGTTATTAGCCAACTTTCAGAAGAAGTTTTTGAAATGACAACTTCAAGTACAATGGAAAACTTTTTAAATTTATTAGAAAAAGAAATTGGTACTGGAAATTTAAGTGAAATCATCGAGAAATCAGTAAAAGAATGTAGAAAAAATTACGATTTAAATTGCAAAATTCCTAAAAAGGAATATGCAGAATACGTAAAGCTATGTTCATTAAGCGAAAATGCTTGGGAAGACGCTAAAAATGAAGGCAATTTCAGCAAATTCCAGCCATTTTTAGAAAAGATTGTAGCAATGAAAAAACAGTTTATTGAATATTGGGGCTACAAAGATAAGAAATATGATACATTATTGAATCTCTACGAACCAGGAATGACAACTCAGAAGCTGGACGAAGTTTTTGGAGAAGTCAGGGAAAGTCTTGTACCATTAGTAGCGAAAATTTCAAAATCCTCTGTTAGGTTACAGCGCGAAGAATTATCACAGCCAATTTCAATTGATATTCAAAAAGAGGTAAGTGAAGATGTACTCGTTAAATTAGGTTATAATTTTGATTCCGGCCGATTAGATGAAACAGTGCATCCTTTTCAAATTACACTAAATCCTGGTGATGTGCGTGTAACAACAAAATACATAGAAGATAACTTTATGAGTGCTCTTTTTGGAACGATTCACGAATGTGGACATGCACTATATGAGCAAAACTTATCTTCAAATTTAATTGGTACGCCATTATGTGAAGGGGCATCTATGGGAATCCATGAGTCGCAATCATTATTTTTTGAGAATATGATTGGAAGAAGTAAAGAGTTTTGGGAAACTCAATATGAAAAGTTAATTGCAAAAACTGGCGATTATTTTAAAAATTTGTCCGTTGAGGATTTTTATAATGCAATAAACCATAGCGAACCTTCATTAATTCGTATTGAAGCGGATGAATGTACATACCCATTACATATTATGGTGAGGTATGAAATTGAAAAAGAGCTATTTGATGGCGAATTACAAGTAAAAGATTTACCAAAAGTTTGGAACGAGAAAATGGAAGAATATTTAGGAATTACTCCAGCTAACGATCGAGAGGGAGTACTTCAAGATGTCCATTGGGCAGGAGGAGATTTTGGTTATTTCCCTTCATATGCATTAGGGGCTATGTATGCAGCTCAGTTCAAACGTAAAATGAAACAGGAATTAACTGATTTTGATCATATTTTAAAAAGTGGAGAAATTCACCAAATTGTAAATTGGCTAACTCGCAATATTCATCAATATGGAAAACTAAAAGAACCAAAGGAAATTTTAGTCGATGTTACAGGTGAAGATTTAAATGTGAAATATTTTATTGAATACCTTGAAGAAAAGTACTCAGAATTATACAAATTAGCATGA
- a CDS encoding aspartyl-phosphate phosphatase Spo0E family protein: MFFRTARSLERNIEEKRIKLQEARNHNNDNHHEVIKIRHQLDTDLRELQKLLKTIAGKQSKVNVNLI; encoded by the coding sequence ATGTTTTTTAGGACAGCAAGATCTTTAGAACGAAATATCGAAGAAAAACGAATCAAGTTGCAAGAAGCTCGAAATCATAATAATGACAATCACCATGAAGTTATTAAGATTCGTCATCAGTTGGACACAGATTTAAGAGAACTTCAGAAATTATTGAAAACGATTGCAGGTAAACAATCTAAAGTAAACGTAAATCTTATTTGA
- a CDS encoding RDD family protein codes for MDFELASRTRRLFAAWIDGTFYLLFSKLGLLIIGIESKDILHLYLYSSKQLFLYSIWLLLFIFLFYVLVPTYIWSGQTIGKRLLSIMVVKATEDLVDLKTMSMRTIFAFGCQINLPILIQILGIMYLVDLLFIIRKDQKALHDLIAKTKVVYY; via the coding sequence ATGGATTTCGAACTGGCAAGCCGTACAAGAAGATTGTTTGCAGCGTGGATCGATGGGACATTCTATCTTTTATTTTCTAAACTGGGGTTATTAATAATTGGCATAGAAAGTAAAGACATTTTACATTTATATTTGTATAGTAGTAAGCAGCTATTTCTCTATTCAATCTGGTTACTTTTATTTATTTTCTTATTTTATGTACTAGTTCCTACTTATATATGGAGTGGGCAAACAATTGGAAAAAGATTATTAAGCATTATGGTAGTTAAAGCTACGGAAGACTTAGTCGATTTAAAAACAATGTCAATGCGTACAATATTTGCTTTTGGTTGTCAAATAAACCTACCAATATTAATACAAATACTTGGCATTATGTATTTAGTAGATCTACTTTTTATCATTCGAAAAGATCAAAAAGCGTTACATGATTTAATTGCTAAAACTAAAGTTGTTTATTATTAG
- a CDS encoding SRPBCC domain-containing protein, whose amino-acid sequence MSENTFKVDEQGLVLTRVVDAPRELVFKVWSEAEHLKNWWGPKGFTMDVTTLEFKTGGKFHYKMQSPDGFEMWGLFVFGEIIEPEKIVFVNSFSDPEANMVRAPFFEVWPLEIQNTLTLEETDGKTTITLKGFPINATDEEVAAFIANKESMQQGFTGTFDQLDEYLAKTSL is encoded by the coding sequence ATGAGTGAAAATACATTTAAAGTTGATGAGCAAGGATTAGTTTTAACAAGGGTTGTTGATGCACCTCGTGAATTAGTATTTAAAGTTTGGTCAGAAGCTGAGCATCTTAAAAATTGGTGGGGTCCTAAAGGATTTACAATGGATGTAACAACATTAGAATTTAAAACTGGTGGTAAATTCCACTATAAAATGCAATCACCTGATGGATTCGAAATGTGGGGATTATTTGTTTTCGGAGAAATTATTGAACCTGAAAAAATCGTTTTTGTTAATTCATTCTCTGATCCAGAAGCCAATATGGTTCGTGCCCCATTCTTTGAAGTGTGGCCATTGGAAATTCAAAACACTTTAACTTTAGAAGAAACTGACGGAAAAACAACTATTACATTAAAAGGTTTCCCAATCAATGCAACTGATGAAGAAGTTGCAGCATTTATTGCAAATAAAGAATCTATGCAACAAGGCTTTACTGGTACATTTGACCAATTAGATGAGTATTTAGCTAAAACATCTTTATAA
- a CDS encoding winged helix-turn-helix transcriptional regulator: MNSTLIALSEPNRLQIVELLRDGPLSVGEIAESLGLKQPQVSKHLRVLSEAGLVEVQPIANKRIYKLRPQPLKEMDLWIKSFRHVWEQRFDQLDDYLKKLQGK; encoded by the coding sequence ATGAATTCGACTTTAATTGCTCTTTCTGAGCCGAACCGATTACAGATTGTCGAACTCTTACGTGACGGTCCACTATCAGTAGGTGAAATCGCTGAAAGTCTCGGACTTAAACAACCACAAGTTTCAAAGCATCTACGCGTTCTTAGTGAAGCTGGGCTTGTCGAAGTTCAACCAATCGCCAATAAAAGAATTTACAAACTAAGACCCCAGCCGCTAAAAGAAATGGATTTGTGGATAAAGTCATTCCGACACGTCTGGGAACAGAGATTCGATCAATTGGACGATTACTTAAAAAAATTACAAGGCAAATAA
- a CDS encoding carboxypeptidase M32, with product MSLKEYEASFLEYVNKMLNIEEAIGVLYWDLRTGAPKNSFKQRSNVISQLSADVFKMSISDEMAHYLITMEEAVSAGKCSVEVEKTVNYLRKQYERNTKIPVEEFEAFVKCQAISESVWAEAKEENNFAKFEPYLTEIIGYKRKFVEYLGYTTCKYDTYLDEYEPGMTVQKLDEIFSAVRNKIVPLVKAISTSGKSFEKEEMKSFVSKQKQKEICELFLTTLGYNFDAGRLDPTAHPFATSLNLGDVRVTTKYHENNFEKALFSTIHECGHALYEQNISKDLECLPIAQGASLGIHESQSLLYEKVIGQSYEFWKCNFANLKEQLNGVLDNITLDEFYKVINNSKPSFIRIEADELTYPLHVMIRYEIEKDLLDGKIQVNELSSIWNKKMEEYLGIVPATDREGVLQDVHWSMGHFGYFPTYALGAMYAAQIKATMEKELPNYNELIETNDFQTVLDWLRVNIHQYGATKKPQEILKDVTGEELNVNYYIDYLETKYSSLYELEEVNKSI from the coding sequence ATGAGCTTGAAAGAGTATGAGGCTTCATTTTTAGAGTATGTAAATAAAATGCTGAATATTGAAGAAGCAATTGGTGTATTGTACTGGGATCTTCGGACAGGTGCACCTAAAAATTCTTTTAAGCAGCGCTCAAATGTAATTAGTCAATTATCAGCCGATGTGTTTAAGATGAGTATTTCAGATGAGATGGCCCATTATTTAATAACAATGGAAGAAGCGGTTAGCGCAGGGAAATGTTCAGTAGAGGTTGAAAAAACAGTAAATTATTTAAGGAAGCAATATGAAAGAAATACGAAAATACCTGTTGAAGAGTTTGAAGCATTTGTTAAATGCCAAGCAATTTCGGAAAGCGTTTGGGCAGAAGCGAAGGAAGAAAACAATTTTGCAAAATTCGAACCATATTTAACTGAAATAATTGGGTATAAACGTAAATTCGTAGAATATTTAGGATATACAACTTGTAAATATGATACATATTTAGATGAATATGAACCAGGTATGACTGTTCAAAAACTGGATGAGATATTTTCGGCAGTAAGAAACAAAATAGTACCGCTTGTTAAAGCTATATCAACGAGTGGGAAAAGCTTTGAAAAAGAAGAAATGAAATCTTTTGTTTCTAAACAAAAACAAAAAGAAATTTGTGAACTATTTTTAACTACTCTTGGTTATAATTTCGATGCTGGCAGACTAGATCCTACTGCACATCCGTTTGCAACTTCCCTTAACTTAGGAGATGTTCGAGTAACGACAAAATATCATGAAAACAATTTCGAAAAAGCTCTATTTAGTACGATTCATGAATGTGGTCATGCACTTTACGAACAAAATATTTCGAAAGACTTAGAATGTTTACCAATTGCTCAAGGTGCTTCATTAGGTATTCATGAGTCACAATCACTTTTATATGAAAAAGTTATTGGACAAAGCTATGAATTCTGGAAGTGTAATTTTGCAAATTTAAAAGAGCAATTAAACGGTGTATTAGATAATATTACGTTAGATGAATTTTATAAAGTGATTAATAATAGTAAACCTTCTTTTATTCGAATTGAAGCAGATGAATTAACTTATCCATTACATGTTATGATTCGTTATGAAATTGAAAAGGATCTTTTAGATGGTAAAATTCAAGTCAATGAGCTTTCTTCTATTTGGAATAAGAAAATGGAAGAGTATCTCGGAATCGTACCAGCAACTGATCGAGAAGGCGTTCTGCAAGACGTTCATTGGTCGATGGGGCATTTCGGATATTTTCCAACATATGCTTTAGGAGCTATGTATGCTGCTCAAATTAAAGCTACAATGGAAAAAGAATTACCGAATTATAACGAATTAATTGAAACGAATGATTTTCAAACAGTACTTGATTGGTTAAGAGTGAATATTCATCAATATGGTGCAACTAAGAAACCGCAAGAAATATTGAAGGATGTTACAGGAGAAGAATTGAATGTAAATTATTATATTGATTATCTAGAAACAAAATATTCAAGCCTTTATGAGTTAGAAGAAGTAAATAAATCGATCTAA